The genomic DNA CGAAGAAGAACGAGGACATGTACCTCTTCTCGCCGTACGACGTGGAGCGCGTCTACGGGGTGCCGTTCGCCGACGTCAACGTCACCGAGAAGTACTACGAGATGGTCGACAACGGCGCCATCCGCAAGACCAAGATCAAGGCGCGCGAGTTCTTCCAGACCCTCGCCGAGCTCCAGTTCGAGTCGGGCTACCCGTACATCATGTTCGAGGACACGGTGAACCGGGCCAACCCGATCGACGGCAAGATCACGCACTCCAACCTGTGCTCGGAAATCCTGCAGGTGTCGACGCCGTCGCTGTTCAACGAGGATCTGTCCTACGCCAAGGTCGGCAAGGACATCTCGTGCAACCTGGGCTCGCTGAACATCGCCAAGGCCATGGACTCGCCGGACTTCGCGCAGACCATCGAGGTGTCGATCCGCGCGCTGACCGCGGTGTCGGACCAGACGCACATCTGGTCGGTGCCGTCGATCGAGCAGGGCAACAACGACTCCCACGCCATCGGCCTGGGGCAGATGAACCTGCACGGCTACCTGGCCCGTGAGCAGATTTACTACGGCTCCGAAGAGGGCATCGACTTCACCAACATCTACTTCTACACCGTGCTGTTCCACGCGCTGCGCGCGTCGAACCGCATTGCGATCGAACGCGGTACGAAGTTCGGTGGGTTCGAGAAGTCGAAGTACGCCTCGGGTGAGTTCTTCGACAAGTACACCGATCAGGAGTGGGCGCCGAAGACCGACAAGGTGCGCCAGATCTTCGCCGACGCCGGCATTCACATTCCGACGCAAGATGATTGGCGCTCGCTGAAGGAATCGGTGCAGGCGCACGGCATCTACAACCAGAACCTGCAGGCGGTTCCGCCTACGGGCTCGATCTCGTACATCAACCACTCGACCAGCTCGATCCACCCGGTCGCGTCGAAGATCGAGATCCGCAAGGAAGGCAAGATCGGTCGCGTTTACTACCCAGCGCCCTATCTCACGAACGACAACCTGGAGTACTACCAGGACGCGTACGAGATCGGCTACGAGAAGATCATCGACACGTACGCCGCGGCCACACAGCATGTGGACCAAGGTCTTTCGTTGACGCTGTTCTTCAAGGACACCGCCACGACGCGCGACGTCAACAAGGCGCAGATCTACGCCTGGCGCAAGGGCATCAAGACGTTGTACTACATCCGCCTGCGGCAGATGGCGCTGGAAGGCACGGCCGTGGAGAACTGCGTCAGTTGCATGTTGTGATGATTGGTCGCTGACAGCGGATTTCATGACTGGTAGAACTCCGACCGGAGGCCTGATCTATGGGGTCAGGCTCCGGTCGGAGTCTGTTTATCGCTATGTCGGCCTCACGACGAAAACCGCGGAAGTGCGCCTGCGGCAGCATCTGAAAGTCGCTTGGGACGGGAGAAAAACGCCGTTCTATGACTGGTTGCGAAAGCAGCAGCGCGAAGATCTGATCGTGGACCCGCTGGACTGGACGGATGGACTCGACGAGCTAGGTGAGGCCGAGATTGCGTGGATAGCGCTTCTTCGCCAGGAGGGGCATCCATTGCTGAACCTCGCGGCCGGTGGGCTCGGACCGACGGGTGTTGTGTGGACCGCGGAGATGCGGGAGGCGGCGAGGCTCCGATCCACTGGACGTAAGGTTCCCAGCCGATTCGGTGAGGAGAATCCGTTCTATCGGAGAGAGCACTCCGCCGAGCAACGAGCGAAGTGGTCGGCCGCACGTAAAGGCACGAACGTCGGTGCTGACAATCCGAATTACGGGAAGTTTGGTGTTGATCACCCCAGTTTCGGTCATGTGATGTCGGAAGAGGCCAAGGCCAAACTTTCAGAGCAGCGGAAAGGCGCTGGAAACCCCAATTTTGGCCGAAGTGCCAGTGCGGAGACACGTGCCAAAATGTCTGCGGTCCGAAAAGGCCGGCCGAAGCCGTCGAGTAAGCGCAGTGCTCATACGCGCCACCACACAAATCGGGGAATCAAGAAAGACACCTGCCAATACTGCATTGAAGACTCGAATTGAGTCGACTGCGCCTAATTGACCGCAGCGGCCAACGCTATCCCGCTGACCAACCCCGCTGGCGCGGTGACGACGGCGGCCCGCTGGTCTTCGAACAGCTGCCGGGCATCGGCCGCGAAGAGATCGACGCCGCGATCAACTCGCAGTGGCGCTATCGCGCTGCGCTGCCAAATCCCTTGGCGCACATCGAGCCGGTGACCCTTGGTGAGGGGCGGACACCGCTGCTCACCCGAACCTTCGACGGCATCGACGTCGGCCTGAAGGTCGAGTCGATGAATCCGACCGGCAGTTTCAAGGATCGCGGCGTCGCGGTGATGGTGACTGCCTTGCGTCACCAGGGAATCGATCGAGTTCTCGAGGATTCCAGCGGCAACGGCGGCTCCTCGGTCGCGGCCTACTGCGCGGCAGCGCGAATCGAAGCCCACATCCTCGTGCCGGCTGCGACGTCGCCGAACAAGATCGTGCAGAGCCGATGGCACGGCGCCCACATCGAATTGGTGTCCGGAAGCCGGCAGGACGTGGCCGACGCGGCCGTGGGCCGCGCCGACACCACTTTCTACGCAAGCCACAACTGGCACCCATATTTCCTGCAGGGCATTAAACTGATCGCCTACGAGATTTGGGAGGACCTCGGATTCCGAGCTCCCGCAGCGGTTCTCGTTCCTGCCGGCGCCGGCAGTCTGGTGCTCGGCTGTGCCGCCGGATTCGGCGAACTGCGTCGAGCCGGCGCGATCGACCGCGTGCCACGAATCCTCGTCAGCCAGCCGCAGAACTGCTGCCCGGTCGTCACGGCCATCGCACAGGGGCGCGATGAGGTCACCGACAGCCAATGGTCGACGACCGTTGCCGAAGGCACGGCCATCGCGAAGCCGGTGCGGGATCGCGAAGTGCTGCAGGCGATCCGGGACACGGGTGGGACGGCCGTCGCCGTCCCGGAGGATGAGTTGCTTCCTGCCGTGAGCGAGCTCGCCAGGTCCGGGCTGTTCATCGAACCCACCAGCGCGCAGGTCGTGCCCGCACTGCGTCAGCTCCGGGCCGCCGGAGAGATCAGTGCCGCGGACACTGTCGTCGCCGTGCTGACCGGTTCGGGGCTGAAGGCCGGCCACCTGCTCACCGCAATATGACGGCACCAAACCGAACGGGGCGGGTCGCCCAGACCATCATCTGACCATGATTCATGTCACATTTCGATTGCGGCGTGGCTCGCTGAGGTAATTTCCGGCCATGGCTCAGCGCGAATTCGACATCGTCCTCTACGGCGCCACCGGTTTCGTCGGCAGGCTCACCGCTGAATACCTGGCCAAGGCAGGCGGATCCGCCCGGATCGCCCTGGCCGGGCGGTCGGTGGACAAGGTGCGCGCGGTGCGTGACTCACTGGGGGCGGCGGCCCAGAATTGGTCGATCATCGAGGCCGACGCCGGGTCACCGGCGTCACTGGTGACGATGGCCGCGCGTACCCAGGTCGTCGTCACGACCGTGGGGCCGTACACCCGCTACGGGCTGCCACTGGTGGCGGCTTGTGTGGAAGCCGGCACCGATTACGCCGACCTCACCGGAGAGACCCCGTTCATCCGTGCCAGCGTCGACCAATTCCACACGCGGGCTGCCCATGCCGGCATCCGGATCGTCCACTCCTGTGGATTCGATTCGGTCCCTTCCGATCTCACCGCCTATGCCCTGTATGACCGTGCGCGTGCCGATGGCGAAGGTGCGCTCACCGACACGGACATGGTGGTGCGAAAGTTCGTCGGCGGCGCCTCGGGCGGCACGCTCGCCTCGATCCTGGAAGCTCGGCGCACCATGTCGGCAGACCCGGCCGTCCGCACCGCGATACGCGATCCGTACACGTTGAGCGCCGATCGAGAGGCCGAACCCGACCTGGGGCGGCAATCCGATGCGCCCTTACGTCGCGGCGCACAGATCGCCCCGGAACTGGAGGGCAGCTGGACCGGCGCCTTCATCATGGCGGCGGAGAACTCGCGAATCGTGCGGCGTAGCAACGCACTTCTGGATTGGTCGTACGGGCGCACGTTCCGCTACGCCGAACAGGTCAGCGCCGGATCGTCCGTCCTCGCCCCGGTGCGTGCGGCAGTCTCGACGGCGGCCCTCGCCGGCATGTCTGCGTTGGGCAGCCGCTACGCCAACTCGGCGCCTGCGCGGTTGTTCGAACGCCTCCTGCCCAAGCCGGGGAGCGGGCCGAGTGAAAGTGCCTTGAGCAAAGGGCAATACCGCATCGAGACTTATACAACCACCACGACCGGTGCTCGGTACCGCGCCGTCATCGCACAGCAGGGCGACCCCAGTTATCTGGCGACGGCGGTACTGCTCGGGGAGAGCGGTCTGGCGCTCGCGCTGGACGGCGACAAGCTTTCCGCTCTGCGTGGGGTCCTGACGCCGGCCACGGCGATGGGTGACGCGCTGCTGACCCGCCTGCCGGCCGCTGGTGTCACGTTCGAGACCGTCCGCCTGAACTGAGTGCGGGCTGAGGGCCAATCACGCTCTCATGCAAGGGCATAACGCTGGCGCGGACGGCCGGTGGAGCCGTACTGCAGGCCCATCGTGAGGGTGCCGGCGCGCACCAGATCCGCGAGGTAGCGCCGCGCGGTCGCCGGGGCAATGCCCACCAGTTGCGCGATCTCGTCTGCCAACAGTGGTTTCCCCGCCTCGCGGAGCGCGTCCACGATCAGGCGCTCTGTCAGCGGGGCACCATCGTCCTTCTTGGTGCTCGGCCGCTCGGACCGCAGCGCCGAGACCGCGGAGTCCACCTGTTCCTGAGTCAGGTGTGGTCCGTCGAGGATCCGCCGGTACGCCGTGTACGCCGCCAGGCGCCGCGCCAACTCCGTGTTGGGAAACGGCTTGATGAGATAGTGCAGGGCGCCGGCGGCCAACCCGGCCCGGATGTTCGCCGCATCATCCGCGGCACCGAGAATGAATGCGTCGCAGTGCAGGCGGCGTACCAGGTCGATGCCGGAGCCGTCAGGTAGGTACACGTCGACGAGTGCCAGATCCACCGGTGCCTGCGCGGCGTCGGCGTCGGCCACTATCGTCCCGGCTTCCGCGATGGTTCGCGCCGAGCCCACCGTGACCAATCCGACCATCGAGTCCACCACCGAGGCGTGCAGTGCGGCGACCCGAAAGTCGTCGTCCACCACCAGGATTCGCAACTCACGCGTCATCGCCCAGCACACCTCCCGGAATCGTGGCCAGCACTGTGGTCGGCTCGCCGTCCGTGCCGCCGCGGGCCGCGATGGTGACATCCCCACCGTGTCCGCGCGCGACCTGCCGTGCGATGGCCAGGCCCATACCGCGCCCGCCCGGCACCGTCGGGTCGGATCGGGTGGTGACCCCTTCGAGGAAGGGGTCGTCGACAGCGAATCCGGGCCCGGTGTCGGTCACCACGATCACCAGATCATGTCCGTCGCGCAAGAGATCCAGCTCTACCGCCGGGACGTGCGCGTCCGGCGCTGCGTTCTCGGCCGCCGCGTCGATCGCGTTGTCGAGCAGATTCCCGACCACCGTGGTGGTGTCCACCGGGTGCGCGAGTGTGCCGACCAGCGCCGTCTCCTCGCCTACCCGCAGCACGACGCCGCGCTCGTGCGCACGAGCGGCCTTGGCGCCGACGAACGCCCGCAGATGTGGTTCGTCCAACCGTTCCAGACCCGGCACGGGGGCCACGCCGGCTCGGCCGGTGATCTCGTCGAGGTAGCTGAGCGCCTCGGCGGTCCGGTGGTCGCGGAGCAGGCCTGCCACCACGTGCAGGCGGTTCGCAGACTCGTGTCGCTGGGCCCGCAGTGCCGAGCTCATGGCCTGCACCGAGTCCAGTTCCCGGGTGAGCGCCTCGATGTCGGTGCGGTCCACGGCGGTCAGCACCGTGCCCAGATCGGTACCGTCGCGGTGCACCCGCCGGGACGACACCAACACCACGCGTTCGTTGACGGCCGCGGCCACCGGCACCGTCGTCGGCTCCGCTGCGACGGCAGCCACGCGGGGCGTCAGGCCCAGATCGCGCAGCGGCGTCCCCGGTGCGGCGGTGACACCGAGCAACTCCCGAGCCCGCTCGTTGATCACCCGGGAGATGCCTTTCGCATCGATCGCGATGACTCCCTCAGCGCCCGAATGCAATACCGCGTCCTGCTCGCGGATCAGCTCGGCCATCTCCTCGGGCTCCAGGCTCAGGGTCAGGCGGCGCCACCGCCTGGTCAACAGTGCCGAGCCGATCGCGCCCACCGTCAGTGCAATCGCCACCAACGTCACCATGAGCACCAGGGTGCGGTGGGTGGCCTGATTGACGGTATCCATCGCCACGCCGACACTGACCAAGCCGACGACCGTGCCGTCCGGACCGCGGATCGGTGCCTTGGCGCGGACCGAATCGCCGAGAGTGCCCTGCTGCACGGTCAGTTCGGACTCGCCACCGAGGACGGCGGACGGATCGGTGCTCAGGGGCCGATCCAGCTGTGTCGGGTCTGGATGTGCGATGCGGTAGCCGGCGTCATCGGCGATCACCACGAACAGCACCCCGGTCCGGGCGGTGATGGCCGCGGCCTGCCGTTGCAGCGGGGCGGCGGCCAGCTCGGCGGCCGTAGCCGGGTGCCCGGCCCGACGTGCCGCGGATTGGGCGGCGGCACCGGCCTGGACCTCCTGATCCGAGGCCACCGTCTCGGCGATGGCCTGGGCGCGGCGCGCAAATTCGGTCCGGGTCTGCGTGTCGGTGCGGTGGATGATGATGCCGAAACCGGCGGCCAGGCTGGCGGTCACGATCACCATCTGCAGGATGAGGATCTGGGTGCGTAATCGGATCCTCGGCATGAGGGTCGAGGCTATCGCTGTCGACGACGGATCGGCCGCGGATCGGCGCGTCAGAGCGGTATCTGGCCGAGAGCGACGCCCACCACCAGCATTACCAGCGAGACCACCGCCGCACGCCACAACACCTTCTTGTGATGGTCGGCGAGCCCGACGCCGGCCAGCGCGACCAGCAGCAGGATCGCCGGCACCAGTGGGCTCTGCATGTGGAACGGCTGGCCGGTGATCGAGGCCCGCGCCATCTCGGCCGCGCTGATCCCGTAGTGGCTCGCGGTCTCCGAGAGCACCGGCAGGACGCCGAAGTAAAAGGCGTCGTTGGACATCAGGAACGTGAACGGGATCGACAGCACGCCGGTGATCACGCCGAGGTGCGGGCCCATCGACTCGGGGATGATGCCGGTGACCCAGGTGGCCACCGCTTCCACCATGCCGGTGCCCTTGAATACTCCGGTCAGCACAGCTGCGGCGAGCACCATGCCCACCACCGACACGATCGACGACGCATGCCGAGTGATCGCGGCCTGTTGTTCGGACACCTGCGGGAAGTTCGCCATGAGGGCCACCGCGGCGGCGATCATGAAAAGCACCGGGATGGGCAGGATGTCCATGGTGAGCACGGCGAGCAGTGCGACGGTGACGATCGCGTTGAACCACAACAGTTTTGGTCGAGCGAATTCACCGGAGATCGCGCCCGAGTCGTCGGCGGCGCCCTCGAATGCGTCACCGCCGCCGAGGCCCGTCGGTTCCGACCCACCTCCGACACCGGCCAGGACCCGCTCGCGAACCACGATCGAGCCGATCCGCTTGCGCTCCAGCACCCCCAG from Mycolicibacterium phocaicum includes the following:
- a CDS encoding response regulator, with protein sequence MTRELRILVVDDDFRVAALHASVVDSMVGLVTVGSARTIAEAGTIVADADAAQAPVDLALVDVYLPDGSGIDLVRRLHCDAFILGAADDAANIRAGLAAGALHYLIKPFPNTELARRLAAYTAYRRILDGPHLTQEQVDSAVSALRSERPSTKKDDGAPLTERLIVDALREAGKPLLADEIAQLVGIAPATARRYLADLVRAGTLTMGLQYGSTGRPRQRYALA
- the nrdE gene encoding class 1b ribonucleoside-diphosphate reductase subunit alpha, which encodes MPPTVTAAEPVAATTHALPGESDYHALNAMLNLYDADGKIQFDKDVLAAREYFLQHVNQNTVFFHSQDEKLDYLIEKEYYEREVLDQYSRNFVKQLLDRAFAKKFRFPTFLGAFKYYTSYTLKTFDGKRYLERFEDRVVMVALTLAAGDTELAEKLVDEIIDGRFQPATPTFLNSGKKQRGEPVSCFLLRIEDNMESIGRSINSALQLSKRGGGVALLLSNIREHGAPIKNIENQSSGVIPIMKLLEDSFSYANQLGARQGAGAVYLHAHHPDIYRFLDTKRENADEKIRIKTLSLGVVIPDITFELAKKNEDMYLFSPYDVERVYGVPFADVNVTEKYYEMVDNGAIRKTKIKAREFFQTLAELQFESGYPYIMFEDTVNRANPIDGKITHSNLCSEILQVSTPSLFNEDLSYAKVGKDISCNLGSLNIAKAMDSPDFAQTIEVSIRALTAVSDQTHIWSVPSIEQGNNDSHAIGLGQMNLHGYLAREQIYYGSEEGIDFTNIYFYTVLFHALRASNRIAIERGTKFGGFEKSKYASGEFFDKYTDQEWAPKTDKVRQIFADAGIHIPTQDDWRSLKESVQAHGIYNQNLQAVPPTGSISYINHSTSSIHPVASKIEIRKEGKIGRVYYPAPYLTNDNLEYYQDAYEIGYEKIIDTYAAATQHVDQGLSLTLFFKDTATTRDVNKAQIYAWRKGIKTLYYIRLRQMALEGTAVENCVSCML
- a CDS encoding saccharopine dehydrogenase family protein, with amino-acid sequence MAQREFDIVLYGATGFVGRLTAEYLAKAGGSARIALAGRSVDKVRAVRDSLGAAAQNWSIIEADAGSPASLVTMAARTQVVVTTVGPYTRYGLPLVAACVEAGTDYADLTGETPFIRASVDQFHTRAAHAGIRIVHSCGFDSVPSDLTAYALYDRARADGEGALTDTDMVVRKFVGGASGGTLASILEARRTMSADPAVRTAIRDPYTLSADREAEPDLGRQSDAPLRRGAQIAPELEGSWTGAFIMAAENSRIVRRSNALLDWSYGRTFRYAEQVSAGSSVLAPVRAAVSTAALAGMSALGSRYANSAPARLFERLLPKPGSGPSESALSKGQYRIETYTTTTTGARYRAVIAQQGDPSYLATAVLLGESGLALALDGDKLSALRGVLTPATAMGDALLTRLPAAGVTFETVRLN
- a CDS encoding threonine synthase, with the protein product MSRLRLIDRSGQRYPADQPRWRGDDGGPLVFEQLPGIGREEIDAAINSQWRYRAALPNPLAHIEPVTLGEGRTPLLTRTFDGIDVGLKVESMNPTGSFKDRGVAVMVTALRHQGIDRVLEDSSGNGGSSVAAYCAAARIEAHILVPAATSPNKIVQSRWHGAHIELVSGSRQDVADAAVGRADTTFYASHNWHPYFLQGIKLIAYEIWEDLGFRAPAAVLVPAGAGSLVLGCAAGFGELRRAGAIDRVPRILVSQPQNCCPVVTAIAQGRDEVTDSQWSTTVAEGTAIAKPVRDREVLQAIRDTGGTAVAVPEDELLPAVSELARSGLFIEPTSAQVVPALRQLRAAGEISAADTVVAVLTGSGLKAGHLLTAI
- a CDS encoding sensor histidine kinase, with translation MPRIRLRTQILILQMVIVTASLAAGFGIIIHRTDTQTRTEFARRAQAIAETVASDQEVQAGAAAQSAARRAGHPATAAELAAAPLQRQAAAITARTGVLFVVIADDAGYRIAHPDPTQLDRPLSTDPSAVLGGESELTVQQGTLGDSVRAKAPIRGPDGTVVGLVSVGVAMDTVNQATHRTLVLMVTLVAIALTVGAIGSALLTRRWRRLTLSLEPEEMAELIREQDAVLHSGAEGVIAIDAKGISRVINERARELLGVTAAPGTPLRDLGLTPRVAAVAAEPTTVPVAAAVNERVVLVSSRRVHRDGTDLGTVLTAVDRTDIEALTRELDSVQAMSSALRAQRHESANRLHVVAGLLRDHRTAEALSYLDEITGRAGVAPVPGLERLDEPHLRAFVGAKAARAHERGVVLRVGEETALVGTLAHPVDTTTVVGNLLDNAIDAAAENAAPDAHVPAVELDLLRDGHDLVIVVTDTGPGFAVDDPFLEGVTTRSDPTVPGGRGMGLAIARQVARGHGGDVTIAARGGTDGEPTTVLATIPGGVLGDDA
- a CDS encoding CitMHS family transporter, with the protein product MLVALGLTMVAAFMVVIMTKRATPIVALIAVPVTFGLLAGAGSGIGKMITDGIKDLAPTAAMLFFAIVFFGIMIDVGLFDPVIRTVIRLVDHDPARLVVGTAVLAAVVSLDGDGSTTYIVTVSALLPLYLKLGVSPVVLTVVAGLANGTMNILPWGGPTARAAAALKISPSEVFVPMIPSLIAGMFIVLAFAWHLGVLERKRIGSIVVRERVLAGVGGGSEPTGLGGGDAFEGAADDSGAISGEFARPKLLWFNAIVTVALLAVLTMDILPIPVLFMIAAAVALMANFPQVSEQQAAITRHASSIVSVVGMVLAAAVLTGVFKGTGMVEAVATWVTGIIPESMGPHLGVITGVLSIPFTFLMSNDAFYFGVLPVLSETASHYGISAAEMARASITGQPFHMQSPLVPAILLLVALAGVGLADHHKKVLWRAAVVSLVMLVVGVALGQIPL
- a CDS encoding NUMOD3 domain-containing DNA-binding protein; the protein is MTGRTPTGGLIYGVRLRSESVYRYVGLTTKTAEVRLRQHLKVAWDGRKTPFYDWLRKQQREDLIVDPLDWTDGLDELGEAEIAWIALLRQEGHPLLNLAAGGLGPTGVVWTAEMREAARLRSTGRKVPSRFGEENPFYRREHSAEQRAKWSAARKGTNVGADNPNYGKFGVDHPSFGHVMSEEAKAKLSEQRKGAGNPNFGRSASAETRAKMSAVRKGRPKPSSKRSAHTRHHTNRGIKKDTCQYCIEDSN